In Candidatus Defluviilinea proxima, a single genomic region encodes these proteins:
- the lon gene encoding endopeptidase La, giving the protein MIEAAVLPLRDLIIFPRMVSPIFVGREASLLAVEEAQRKGLTIIGLTQTDPDQDKPGVQDFLPVGVEMAVGRLLAMPDGSHSALVQGRRRVEVVEFVRTTPYLVVRARVVSEPQTADRQTQALMRSVLDLFDRCVQLDRTIPDEAHLFAMNISEPGWLADMVATSLALNYEAKQGLLMLLDVRGRLQALNKILAQEVDVLELEDEIHSRVQDEVDKSQREFYLREQMRQIQNELGEGDIFTKDATDLKTRLESANLPAEPKAVALKELDRLNQMPPMAPEVGIIRTYLDWIVELPWSNFTPDNLDVKNAGKILERDHYGLKKAKERILEYIAVRSLKPKKERQPILCFVGPPGVGKTSLGRSIAEALGKKFVRVSLGGVRDEAEIRGHRRTYIGALPGRIIQTMKRAGTSNPLFMLDEIDKLYSDFRGDPASAMLEVLDPEQNNAFSDHYLEMPFDLSKVMFVTTANYLGSIPPALLDRMEVIEFPGYIEEEKLEIANRYLVPRQIEENGLDGINLQFESEAIRRIVREYTYEAGVRNLEREIGKVCRKIARLKAEGKKFPTLITIEAVEKLLGPQQFFQSEAERTDEVGVVTSLAWTENGGEIMPVEVAVLEGKGGLQMTGQMGEVMQESGQAALTYIKSRAAQLNIDSEVFERMDIHVHMPEGAIPKDGPSAGITMATAIISALTGRPGYRHVGMTGEITLRGRVLPIGGVREKVLAAHRAGLKTVILPEKNLKDLVDLPKTAKSELKILPVKHMDDVLKIALSSEVVIEPPRPKKQKSEESEEE; this is encoded by the coding sequence ATGATCGAGGCCGCGGTATTGCCGTTGCGCGATCTGATCATTTTCCCGCGTATGGTCTCGCCGATCTTTGTAGGGCGCGAGGCTTCACTGCTTGCCGTGGAAGAAGCACAGCGCAAAGGACTGACCATTATCGGTCTTACGCAAACTGACCCCGATCAGGATAAACCCGGCGTGCAAGACTTTCTGCCTGTGGGTGTGGAGATGGCAGTGGGGCGGTTGCTTGCTATGCCAGATGGCTCGCACTCTGCTCTCGTGCAAGGACGCCGCCGCGTGGAAGTTGTGGAGTTTGTCCGCACGACGCCTTATCTTGTAGTGCGAGCGCGCGTCGTTTCTGAACCTCAAACTGCGGACCGCCAAACGCAGGCTCTCATGCGCTCGGTGCTTGATCTGTTCGACCGTTGCGTGCAGTTGGATCGCACGATCCCCGATGAAGCACATCTTTTCGCAATGAACATCTCTGAGCCTGGCTGGTTGGCCGATATGGTCGCTACGTCGCTGGCTTTGAATTACGAGGCCAAGCAAGGTTTGTTGATGTTGCTCGATGTGCGCGGACGTTTGCAGGCATTGAATAAGATCCTTGCGCAGGAAGTGGATGTGTTGGAGCTTGAAGATGAGATCCACTCGCGCGTGCAGGATGAAGTGGATAAGAGTCAACGTGAGTTTTATTTGCGCGAGCAGATGCGCCAAATTCAAAACGAATTGGGTGAAGGCGACATCTTCACAAAAGACGCCACTGACTTAAAGACAAGGCTGGAATCTGCAAATCTTCCTGCTGAACCAAAGGCTGTGGCGCTCAAAGAACTGGATAGGTTAAATCAGATGCCGCCGATGGCCCCCGAAGTGGGAATCATCCGTACATACCTTGATTGGATCGTGGAATTGCCGTGGTCGAACTTCACGCCCGATAATCTCGATGTGAAGAACGCAGGCAAGATCCTTGAACGGGATCATTACGGACTCAAGAAAGCCAAGGAACGTATCCTTGAGTATATTGCTGTCCGTTCGTTGAAGCCGAAGAAAGAACGACAACCCATCCTGTGTTTTGTTGGGCCTCCCGGTGTGGGTAAGACCTCACTCGGACGTTCGATTGCCGAAGCACTGGGCAAGAAGTTCGTGCGTGTGTCGCTTGGCGGTGTGCGCGATGAAGCTGAAATCCGTGGGCATCGCCGCACCTACATCGGCGCATTGCCCGGGCGTATCATCCAAACCATGAAGCGGGCTGGGACGTCGAATCCGCTGTTCATGTTGGATGAGATCGATAAGTTGTATTCCGATTTCCGCGGCGACCCAGCCTCGGCCATGTTGGAAGTGCTCGACCCCGAACAGAACAACGCCTTTAGCGACCATTACCTCGAAATGCCATTTGACCTTTCGAAAGTAATGTTCGTGACAACGGCTAATTATCTCGGCAGTATCCCTCCTGCCTTGCTCGACCGTATGGAAGTGATCGAGTTTCCCGGTTATATCGAAGAGGAAAAGCTTGAGATCGCAAATCGGTATTTGGTCCCTCGTCAGATTGAAGAAAATGGATTGGACGGGATCAACCTCCAGTTTGAGTCTGAGGCGATCCGTCGCATTGTTCGTGAATATACATATGAAGCTGGTGTCCGCAATTTAGAGCGAGAGATCGGTAAAGTCTGCCGTAAGATCGCGCGTTTGAAAGCGGAGGGGAAGAAGTTCCCGACTCTCATTACGATCGAAGCGGTTGAAAAACTTTTAGGCCCGCAACAATTCTTCCAGTCTGAGGCCGAGCGTACGGATGAAGTAGGCGTAGTCACCTCGCTTGCGTGGACGGAGAACGGCGGCGAGATCATGCCGGTGGAAGTGGCAGTGCTGGAAGGCAAGGGCGGTTTGCAAATGACCGGGCAGATGGGCGAAGTGATGCAGGAATCTGGGCAGGCCGCGTTGACGTATATCAAATCGCGTGCGGCGCAATTAAACATTGATTCCGAAGTGTTTGAGCGCATGGATATTCATGTACACATGCCGGAAGGTGCCATTCCGAAAGACGGACCGTCTGCCGGTATTACGATGGCAACTGCCATCATTTCTGCACTTACAGGTCGTCCGGGCTATCGTCATGTAGGCATGACCGGCGAGATCACTCTGCGTGGACGCGTGCTTCCGATTGGCGGCGTGCGCGAGAAGGTATTAGCCGCGCACCGCGCCGGGTTGAAGACGGTCATTCTGCCTGAAAAGAATTTGAAAGATTTGGTGGATTTGCCCAAGACGGCGAAATCTGAATTGAAGATTCTCCCAGTGAAACACATGGACGATGTTTTGAAGATCGCCCTATCATCCGAAGTTGTGATCGAGCCACCACGGCCGAAGAAACAAAAGAGCGAAGAGAGCGAAGAAGAATAG
- a CDS encoding bifunctional folylpolyglutamate synthase/dihydrofolate synthase produces the protein MDIEAEYSKALDYLYSFVDYSLKHSSELAKAEFNLDRMFALMEELGNPQNTYPIIHVAGTKGKGSVSALCASALRAGGYRVGLYTSPHLTDYCERIQVNGEPISHELMVELVEEIKPAVAKIAKLTTFEITTALGLLAFAKQGCTAAVIEVGLGGRLDATNIVTPKVSVITSLSYDHMAVLGDTLAKIAGEKAGIIKQGVPVVSSPQKDEALEVLERVAREGGCEFTLVGKDVTYGRLGASLESQTLYLASGFSSKLIVTIPLLGEHQIENTAVAYAALKESGIALSNESIQKGFSQVKWRARFEVVRRDPPVVIDAAHNRDSALRLRETLDEYFPGKPVILLFCVLEDKDISGILEELKPRLECVIATRADHPRAPSVESIAEQVRNLGIAVESVEQVAGALERAIELAGEKKVVLSAGSVAFAGDVGNAWAHREKAKAEEQPPVDEAIWSWD, from the coding sequence ATGGACATCGAAGCCGAATACAGCAAAGCCTTAGATTATCTTTATTCGTTTGTGGATTATAGCCTGAAACATTCCTCCGAACTTGCGAAGGCGGAGTTCAACCTTGACCGCATGTTCGCGTTGATGGAGGAATTGGGCAACCCGCAAAACACATATCCCATCATCCATGTAGCAGGGACGAAGGGCAAGGGTTCGGTCAGTGCCTTATGTGCGTCGGCGTTGCGGGCGGGTGGATATCGAGTTGGTTTATACACGTCTCCACATTTGACCGATTACTGTGAGCGGATACAGGTCAATGGCGAACCGATCTCACATGAGTTGATGGTTGAGTTGGTTGAAGAGATCAAACCCGCTGTTGCGAAGATTGCCAAACTCACTACATTTGAAATTACAACAGCGCTTGGGCTCCTCGCCTTCGCAAAGCAGGGATGCACTGCCGCCGTGATCGAAGTCGGGCTGGGTGGTCGGTTGGATGCGACGAATATTGTCACGCCAAAGGTTTCGGTGATTACTTCGCTCTCATACGATCATATGGCTGTGCTGGGTGATACGCTGGCGAAGATCGCAGGCGAGAAGGCGGGCATCATTAAACAAGGTGTGCCCGTTGTTTCCTCCCCGCAAAAAGATGAAGCCCTTGAGGTCTTGGAGCGTGTAGCCAGAGAGGGCGGTTGTGAATTTACACTGGTAGGAAAAGATGTAACATATGGAAGATTGGGCGCATCATTGGAGAGTCAGACGCTGTATCTTGCTTCAGGCTTTTCTTCAAAACTTATCGTTACGATTCCGCTCTTGGGTGAGCACCAAATTGAGAATACGGCAGTTGCATATGCGGCCCTCAAAGAAAGTGGCATTGCGCTCTCCAATGAATCCATCCAAAAGGGATTTTCTCAGGTAAAATGGCGGGCCCGCTTCGAAGTGGTGCGCCGCGATCCGCCTGTTGTGATCGATGCGGCTCACAATCGAGATTCTGCTTTGCGTTTACGGGAAACGCTTGACGAGTATTTTCCCGGTAAACCTGTTATCTTGTTATTCTGTGTTTTGGAAGATAAGGATATTTCAGGTATTTTGGAAGAACTTAAACCAAGGCTTGAGTGTGTGATCGCAACACGAGCAGATCATCCGCGCGCGCCTTCGGTTGAATCCATTGCGGAACAGGTGAGAAATCTCGGCATCGCGGTTGAATCTGTTGAGCAGGTTGCCGGCGCATTGGAGCGAGCGATCGAATTGGCAGGCGAAAAGAAAGTTGTATTGTCGGCTGGGAGTGTGGCGTTCGCAGGTGATGTTGGCAATGCGTGGGCGCACAGGGAAAAAGCCAAAGCGGAAGAACAGCCTCCAGTTGACGAAGCAATCTGGAGTTGGGATTGA
- a CDS encoding restriction endonuclease, which translates to MNMRFQKFSYRFAEQVLNSRLAIKQEIEDVVSDKILKPEGLSRPHFNEVLRSLFISKGWEDQPAVFDEQGDPAARMDFLKQRVGIEVEFGHASFLGIDLLKFQVSSYSGLDKIDVGVYVVTTKEFQRKMKNEFNQNWEGSLTFEKIVKYLPHFKSAIQVPIYVIGIDL; encoded by the coding sequence ATTAACATGAGGTTTCAAAAATTCTCCTATCGATTTGCGGAACAAGTTCTAAACAGTAGACTAGCAATAAAACAAGAGATTGAGGATGTGGTAAGCGACAAAATCCTTAAACCAGAAGGATTATCACGTCCTCATTTCAATGAAGTCTTACGATCTTTATTTATTTCAAAAGGCTGGGAAGATCAACCTGCAGTATTTGACGAACAGGGCGACCCTGCTGCAAGAATGGACTTCTTAAAACAAAGGGTTGGAATTGAAGTCGAATTTGGACATGCTTCTTTTCTTGGGATTGATTTGCTCAAATTTCAAGTATCGTCCTACTCAGGTTTAGATAAAATTGACGTTGGGGTGTATGTTGTTACAACAAAAGAATTCCAGCGAAAAATGAAGAATGAATTTAACCAAAACTGGGAGGGAAGTTTAACTTTCGAAAAAATTGTTAAATACCTACCCCATTTTAAGAGCGCAATCCAAGTACCTATTTATGTCATAGGCATAGACTTATAA
- a CDS encoding DUF503 domain-containing protein, giving the protein MLATLSIHLHLPACASLKEKRGRIKPLISRLHREFNVSVAEMDLQDKWDEAVIGCAMIGNDHTFLQSALGNVAKWVEGNWSDGDVWDMKTEIV; this is encoded by the coding sequence ATGCTCGCCACCCTCTCCATTCATCTCCATCTCCCTGCTTGTGCTTCTCTCAAAGAAAAGCGTGGACGGATCAAGCCGCTCATTTCCCGTTTGCACCGAGAGTTCAACGTCTCTGTGGCGGAGATGGATTTGCAAGATAAATGGGATGAGGCCGTCATTGGCTGTGCGATGATCGGGAATGACCATACCTTTTTACAGTCCGCGCTGGGAAATGTGGCAAAATGGGTGGAAGGCAATTGGTCAGATGGGGATGTTTGGGATATGAAGACAGAAATCGTTTGA
- a CDS encoding murein biosynthesis integral membrane protein MurJ: MSKLSFLARTSLLVASFFFIDKVLAFVRVGIISRQYADSVGLLDTFNAANNLPDVLFALISGGALAMAFIPLMSDYLTTKGRAAAWDLFSRVANLASVVTGSFAILIAIFAKQIVEAQVGIAPGFGEEQRTLLAELMRLNLIGTIIFSISGLVMASLQANQHFLLPAMAPILYNVGQIFGAIFLVPRFGIHGLVYGVIIGAALHLLIQIPGLFKYGFQWTPALDLRHTGLLDALKLLGPRLVTMFGIQLIVIARDNLASRLDQVGAVTSLTFGWMIMQVPETLLGTAIATAMLPTLAELASREDWHEFRSTIERALRVLIALTIPVAAVMAAGINPLVRAVFGFDEATSTLITWTTRAYLLTLTGFSIQEIAARSFYARKEPMFPLYAVLIRLAIFLAVGITGITLFRHVGAPIIALAELALLIEAIILFIWLSNKMHEPIVVWSAIGKGVVAAILGGVTAYSLAVIVPGSAVLTALLGMLVGGLICLPIIWSEIKLLLKL; this comes from the coding sequence ATGAGCAAATTATCGTTTCTCGCACGCACATCTTTATTAGTCGCATCCTTCTTCTTTATAGATAAGGTGCTCGCGTTCGTGCGCGTGGGAATCATCTCGCGTCAATACGCGGATTCGGTGGGATTGCTCGATACGTTCAACGCCGCAAATAACCTGCCTGATGTTCTGTTTGCGTTGATCTCGGGCGGCGCATTGGCGATGGCATTCATCCCATTGATGAGCGATTACCTCACCACAAAAGGACGTGCCGCCGCGTGGGACTTGTTCTCACGTGTTGCCAATCTTGCCTCTGTTGTGACGGGCTCCTTTGCCATTCTCATTGCCATCTTTGCCAAGCAGATCGTCGAAGCGCAGGTTGGCATTGCACCTGGGTTCGGTGAGGAACAACGCACTTTGCTCGCTGAACTCATGCGGCTCAATCTTATCGGCACGATCATCTTTTCGATCAGCGGGCTTGTAATGGCAAGCCTGCAAGCCAACCAGCATTTTCTTTTGCCTGCAATGGCGCCCATTTTGTACAACGTCGGCCAGATCTTTGGTGCGATCTTTCTTGTCCCTCGTTTTGGGATCCACGGTCTGGTCTATGGCGTCATTATCGGTGCCGCGTTGCATCTACTTATTCAGATCCCTGGGTTGTTCAAGTATGGCTTTCAATGGACTCCCGCACTCGACCTTCGCCACACAGGTTTGTTGGATGCACTTAAATTACTTGGTCCACGCTTGGTGACGATGTTCGGGATCCAACTGATCGTGATCGCGCGCGACAACCTCGCATCACGGCTTGACCAAGTTGGCGCAGTAACTTCGCTCACGTTCGGCTGGATGATCATGCAGGTACCTGAGACTTTGCTCGGGACAGCCATCGCTACTGCCATGTTGCCGACTCTTGCCGAGCTCGCCTCACGCGAAGATTGGCATGAATTTCGCTCGACAATTGAACGCGCCCTGCGAGTTTTGATCGCCCTCACCATCCCTGTTGCGGCCGTGATGGCGGCAGGGATCAATCCGCTTGTGCGCGCGGTCTTCGGCTTTGACGAGGCCACGTCCACGCTCATCACATGGACAACCCGCGCCTATCTGCTCACATTGACGGGCTTCTCCATTCAAGAGATCGCGGCTCGTTCATTCTATGCCCGCAAGGAACCGATGTTCCCGTTATATGCGGTGCTCATTCGCCTTGCGATCTTCCTCGCGGTTGGCATTACAGGCATTACGCTCTTTAGACATGTAGGCGCACCGATCATCGCGTTGGCAGAACTGGCATTATTGATCGAAGCCATCATCCTCTTCATCTGGCTAAGCAACAAGATGCATGAACCCATCGTCGTGTGGAGCGCAATCGGCAAAGGCGTAGTCGCGGCCATTCTCGGAGGCGTGACAGCCTACAGCTTGGCAGTGATCGTGCCCGGGTCCGCAGTATTGACCGCTTTATTGGGAATGCTCGTTGGTGGACTCATCTGTCTGCCCATCATCTGGTCTGAAATTAAATTGCTATTAAAACTCTAA
- a CDS encoding CopD family protein, protein MTHPPSWVIAVTYWLHLLATVAWIGSITATSILFLPAAKKALKPVDHLALIDEMQKRLEPIAWFCMSLLLLTGLFQMSINPHYDGFASTSTQWSMAILIKHILGIFMVVASAIQTWEVIPSIRRLLLNKSKANEEQIIQLQKRETLLLRINFGLSILILLATSFARAS, encoded by the coding sequence ATGACACATCCACCCTCCTGGGTTATTGCAGTCACATACTGGCTTCACCTGCTTGCCACCGTTGCATGGATCGGTAGTATCACCGCCACATCCATTCTCTTTTTGCCCGCCGCGAAGAAGGCTTTGAAGCCAGTTGATCATCTTGCCCTCATCGACGAAATGCAAAAAAGGCTTGAGCCCATCGCATGGTTCTGCATGAGTCTCTTACTTCTCACAGGCCTTTTTCAGATGAGCATCAACCCACACTATGATGGCTTTGCATCCACAAGCACACAATGGTCAATGGCGATCCTGATCAAACATATCCTCGGTATCTTCATGGTCGTCGCCAGCGCCATCCAAACATGGGAAGTCATCCCCTCCATTCGCAGATTGCTTTTAAACAAAAGCAAAGCCAATGAAGAACAGATCATCCAACTGCAAAAGCGCGAGACACTCCTCCTACGGATCAACTTCGGACTCTCCATTCTGATCCTGCTCGCCACATCCTTCGCCCGCGCATCATAG